Genomic window (Candidatus Caldatribacterium sp.):
GATGGACTTTCCGTCCCCGGAGAACCGCTGCGGCCATGCGGAGGTCCTCAATGCGGCCGTTGGTGCAGGAGCCGATGACGACCTGGTCGATTTCGATTCTGGGAATTCCGTACACGGAGCGGGTGTTGCTCGGAAGGTGGGGAAAGGCGACCTGGGGTTCAATCTGAGAGACATCGACGGTGAAGACCTTCTGCCACTCGGCATCAGGGTCGGAGGTGAAAATTCTCGGTTGACGGGGGGTTCCGGTTTCCCGGACATACTTAAGGGTTTTTTCGTCCGGAGCGATGATGCCGTTTTTGGCTCCTGCCTCAATGGCCATGTTCGTCATCGTGAAGCGCTCATCCATGGAGAGCTCGGAAATCACCGGTCCCTCGAACTCCATGGCGCAGTAGCGGGCTCCGTCAACACCGATTTCCCCAATGACGAAGAGAATCAGGTCCTTTCCGGTGACGAAGGGCCGCCGCTTACCGGAGAAGACGAATTTCAGCGACTCCGGGACCCGAAGCCAGGTCTTCCCGAGGACCCAGGCGGCGGCAATGTCGGTGCTCCCCATGCCGGTGGCGAAAGCCCCTAAGGCTCCGTACGTGCAGGTGTGGGAGTCGGCTCCAATCACAAGGTCCCCGGGAACCACAAGGCCGAGTTCCGGAAGAAGGACATGCTCTATGCCTACCTGTCCGCCTTCGAAGAAGTGGGGAATGCCGTGCTTTTTTGCAAACTCCCGCATGAGCTTCACGTTCTCCGCAGAGGGAATGTCCCGGGCGGGGGTGTTGTGGTCGGCAACGAGGACGATTTTCTGGGGATCGTGGACGGTGGCAATCCCCCGCTTCTCTATTTCTTTGATGGCCAGAGGAGCAGTGATGTCGTTGGCGAGCATAACGTCCACCGTAAC
Coding sequences:
- the leuC gene encoding 3-isopropylmalate dehydratase large subunit, with the translated sequence MGMTVTEKIIAAHAGRERVLPGELVEVTVDVMLANDITAPLAIKEIEKRGIATVHDPQKIVLVADHNTPARDIPSAENVKLMREFAKKHGIPHFFEGGQVGIEHVLLPELGLVVPGDLVIGADSHTCTYGALGAFATGMGSTDIAAAWVLGKTWLRVPESLKFVFSGKRRPFVTGKDLILFVIGEIGVDGARYCAMEFEGPVISELSMDERFTMTNMAIEAGAKNGIIAPDEKTLKYVRETGTPRQPRIFTSDPDAEWQKVFTVDVSQIEPQVAFPHLPSNTRSVYGIPRIEIDQVVIGSCTNGRIEDLRMAAAVLRGRKVHPRVRLLVFPGSPKVLRQAEEEGLIRVFLEAGGVIAPPSCGPCLGGHLGVLASFERCASTTNRNFVGRMGHETSEVYLVNPYIAASSAVAGYITAPDKL